One genomic segment of Erythrolamprus reginae isolate rEryReg1 chromosome 2, rEryReg1.hap1, whole genome shotgun sequence includes these proteins:
- the LOC139160777 gene encoding glutathione peroxidase 3-like: protein MKGRLKGTWILSLLLAGLFQPSLGQAQQEILTGFQLSHQHEEARSCPHVPTSQPIPDRAKVDCYDSVQGSAHDYGALSMSGEYISFRNYAGKYILFVNVATYUGLTEQYVELNALQTSLGNDRLVILGFPCNQFGKQEPGRNSEILQGIKHVRPGGGYVPNFQIFNKIDVNGENEEKIYTFLKNACPPVVETFGDPARLFWTPMKIHDIKWNFEKFLVNPEGKPVMRWFHRTTVSTVKNDIIRYMRQNISG from the exons ATGAAGGGCAGACTGAAAGGAACCTGGATCCTCTCTTTGCTTTTGGCTGGTTTATTTCAGCCCAGCCTGGGACAAGCACAACAGGAG ATTTTGACAGGATTTCAGTTATCTCATCAACATGAAGAAGCAAGATCCTGCCCGCATGTTCCTACTTCTCAACCAATCCCAGATAGAGCCAAG GTGGATTGCTATGACTCAGTTCAAGGGTCAGCCCATGATTATGGGGCTCTCTCTATGTCTGGTGAATACATCTCCTTCCGGAATTATGCGGGGAAGTATATCCTCTTTGTAAATGTGGCCACTTACTGAGGACTCACAGAACAATATGTTG AACTGAATGCACTACAAACTTCACTGGGAAATGACCGACTGGTCATCCTAGGCTTCCCATGCAATCAATTTGGAAAACAAGAACCTGGACGGAATTCTGAAATCCTTCAAGGAATAAA ACATGTCAGACCAGGGGGAGGCTATGTCCCCAATTTCCAAATCTTTAACAAAATTGATGTAAATGGAGAAAATGAAGAGAAAATTTACACCTTCCTGAAG AACGCCTGTCCACCAGTGGTGGAAACTTTTGGTGACCCAGCAAGACTCTTCTGGACACCTATGAAGATCCATGATATTAAGTGGAACTTTGAGAAATTTTTGGTGAATCCCGAAGGAAAGCCTGTGATGAGGTGGTTTCATCGGACAACTGTTTCCACTGTAAAGAACGATATCATAAGATACATGAGGCAAAACATAAGTGGATAG